In Aedes albopictus strain Foshan chromosome 3, AalbF5, whole genome shotgun sequence, the genomic window tcggagttttcgagcgacgggtgctaaggacgatcttcggcggcgtgcaggagaacggtgtgtggcggagaaggatgaaccacgagctcgctgcactttatggcgaacccagcatccagaaggtagccaaagccggaaggatacggtgggcagggcatgttgcaagaatgccggacaacaaccctgcaaagttggtgtttgctaaccatccggttggtacaagaaggcgtggagcgcagagagcacgatgggcggaccaggtggagcgtgatctggcgagtgttgggcgtgaccgacgttggagagctgcagctgcaaatcgagtattatggcggcaaattgttgattcagtattatcatgaatttgatgttaactaaataaatgaaaatgaatgctCCACAGTCCGATCTTCCATTCAGTTCCCGAATCTTCAAAGGCGTTTTCAAGTTTTGTCGAAGTACACATGGGCATATCTCACAGGATCAAGTAGCAGTACAAGAAGCTTCGCTTTCGTTCTTCTATCCTTCTTTCCATCAACGACCGGCATTGTTTCATCGGCATTTAGTAATGGCTTGACGACGTTCCATAGCTCCTCTAGCTCGAACTAAtgatttcatttcattcatttagttagttcaagaatttattcatgatattatcgtcgcaccaccaaatcgaagtcgtcgctagaagcacatgcgaagttgcagctgcgaagtaaattttaatctattttttctgttgcgcatcattaagctaattaagagcaacaatatgcactaatccaaattgagttgcgacatttctaagtaggttaaaaatcaattttcgcacgtttggtcacttcgtatttcgaccaaaagcataataacaCTGAACAAcagcgtcggtcacgcccaacgctcgccagatcacgctcttgTGACAACTGGATAATTGGCAAacaccaaatttgcagggttgGTGCCcgtcattcttgcaacatgccgtgTGTCCACCATATCCGTCTAGCTTTGGCCTTAGGATGTTAGGTTCACCGTAgcgtgcagcgagctcgtagtttATGCTTCGCTGCCAAAGATCGTTCCTGATGTGCGTCGCTCAAaagctccgagtgcttgcaggtcctcctcgagcatggtccatgtctcgtgtccgtagaggaccaccgaacTAATGACTGCACTGCAAATTTTCTGGTCGTCCAGTTTTCATGTGCCAACTACGCCTGTATTTCAGATAGGCTACAGGAGTCGCTCAAGCAGCATCTCCGCTTGAAAACTTTACGCCGCTGCCTGAACTTCTAGGGTCAGCCATCCTTCCAATAACTTCGATTCTCAAAGCATCATTttactgggcccataacctattggataTGACCAGAATAAACGCAGTGCCGCGTTGATTGGGTAAcggaacaataaaaaaaaaaacgatttgacACCTTCGTTATTTGGTCTATTTCATTGGATGTTTGCAGATCGGACTACTCCTGTACTCTTGCGTGGTCGTCCGCAGCAATACGCCTGTGTTTTTGTTAGACAACAATTTATCTAAGCATTGGTCGTCTCGAGCAACACGTCTTTATTACTCTTGcgcagggatgccacatatacagatttttctgtaatcatgcagattttctcgcagcttttcatacagaattctgtatatcaatattacagatttttggaaactaTACagaatatacagatttttcagaaacttacagaatttcaaacagattttccacaaaatattacagatttcatacagatttttggcaaaaaatggtgatacagattaaaaagatttttgaaaggcaaaatacagatttaaatgtggcactGCTCTTGCGTGGTCGTCCCGAGCAACACGCCTTTGTCTTATCCGTAATGTATCGAAGCATGGTCGTCCCGAgcaaggggccgtacacaaattacgtcacgcttcgtGGGGGGAGCGGGGGgggtttgcagaacgtgacgacccttacaaaaaatattgaggcccCATAAAAAATGTGAcacaggggggagggggggttgaaaaaggtcgatttttgcgtgacataatttgtgtatcacccccaacATGCTATAACTACTCTTGCTTACCGACCAAAACGCTCTCGTACGAAATTATCGAATTTCGTAAAACCGTAACTTATGCAACATCCCTCAAACACCTACTTACCGTTAATCTCGCACCCCTCGAATCCAATGTACTTGATGGTGTCCCAGGGCAGCTTGCCCAGGCCCGCCCCCGTGATCCGGCAGTGGCCGACATTGAGATCTTCCAGCGCGCAACCACACTCCTCGTTGGCGATTGCCATCAAAAATTGGTCCGATATGCGCGTCCTCGAGAGGTTCAGCTTGGTCAGTTTAAGTCGTTTGATGGCATCCGCCGATCGATCGGTCACGTTCGTACAGCACTCCAAATCCATCAGGTCCAGCCTGGGACAGTTTCGTGCCAGCAGTGCCACCAACTCGTCGTCCACCAGGGCGCAATTCCGGACGGACAGCTGCTGCAGGTGCTTGAGCTGCCGGACGATGGCCTCCAGGCCACGACGGCTGAAGCGGTAATCTCCCTGGGTCAGTATAAGGCTTTTAAGGTTTGGACATTTTTCGGCCAGCGAAAGCAGCGTCCGGTCGGTGATGGTCGAACTGGAAAAGTTTATTCGGGTGAGCGTTCCGTTCAGCAGCATTTCCAGCAGTTCGTCATCATGGAATCCTCGCTGGATGCGGGTCACGTTCAGAATCAGCGCATTTTTGATTAGCGGTGGTATCACTTCCAGATACTCGATGTGTTTGTACCTTTTCAGATTTCGAGCAACGTATCTGATGCACCTGGTGTAATGGAATAGACGATGATAATTGGGTATCAATTTTGGAAGCGTGAAAACTTACGTATTGTACAGCGACGATGGTTGCTTCTTCAGTCGACTATCACAAATGAGCTCGGTCATGTTTGTTAGTAGATTTCTATggattttgggagaaaaaaaTTGCGTTTCACTGGATAAAAATCATTTTTAGTCGAGCTCCGATCACTTTTTTCGTTTGTTGGGTGAATGCGTTGTTTGTAAACAGACTCACCTGAGCGAAGACGAAGAGAAGAAGAAGCTTATCGTTTTCAGAGGGGCCtcacaatagggcactgcattgttttgattttgtatgggattttgacgtttcttggccttgttgtttacaaaatttatgtaagagtgaaagagaaggagagaatttgatgcagtgccctatatcggCTGTAATCAAGTGTGCTGTCTTGGGTGCTGTATTCATTACAAACTTGACCATTTTTCATCTTTGGACCATGCCAGGACATTCGGTAACAAGTTTGGTACTGTTCTctcaaattggcttctttagggtctgttccaattggtgaatttaaattaatttctacttaaatttgacagttcgactcttaaatttgacagttctcctgaggaattaattatcgaactgtcaagtttaagtgaaattaatttcaattctccaattggaacagatcCTAAATGGTGTTGAGCTGGGTACTGCgaatagggaactgcatgaaaatctctccttctctttcactcttacagaaatgttgtaaacaacaaggccaagaaacttcaaaatcccatacaaaatcaaaacaatgcagtgccctatagccctcacggcgaaattctatctctttcgctctttcagagaatTTGAATACAACAGGACCAGTACATGTcaattttgacaggtgttggtcctgttgttttcaaatttCCCGTAGGAGAAGAAGAGAGCGATTCTTAGTGACGTCACCGTGCATTGGAGTATAGTGTATAGCGCTAGGTTTTATGTTGTTCAACATGACAACAAATGTTTGTGTTACTGTTACATTAACAGTTAAGAGAAACTTAGTGTTTAGAATGTATGACAAGTTGTATTCTTCTATGCGGGtatataatcaccaatatctcgaatcccactaatttgatgcaaaaattaAGATCAGATTATTGAAACATAATATGTATCTCGATTTCAATCGATCAATGTTACTTTcgtccttatttaaactcaatctagatttttgaatcgaaagacgattgttttgaccatcgttcaatgcaaggagacaataataaaataatacaaataaacagctgagatattaacgaaagagagggaaaccaaagagtgtctttcttctgcagataggacctttagacatgtttggcctgaagtaaaaaaatcaatacatttaaaaaacccaaattcggattttttttttctgtgtcttATGCATATTTTCGAAaccttatggtccactgcacgaatttgtgctggcctgcttactcccacacgaaatttgacgtttgagcggtgtcggcaccgctcaaacgtcaaatttcctgtgggagaaagcaggccagcacgaattcgtgcagtggaccattcacTCTCCCCCCGGTGCTAAACGGTAAGTTTTTGACAGTTTCGATTACGCAACAAACTTCAACGGAGCGAGCGAAGCTGTCAAAGTCCTTGCTGATTCTTGCGATCGTTCCATGTTTTCTGCGAGTTGCATCATAAGAACAGCGTAGAATCCGGAATTGTCCGCAGTTTTCTGTTGAAAGACGCATCCAATCCAACCAAACTCACCCAGAAGAAATGGCAGACTTCGACGCTGCTAGCAAAAGCTCCGTTGACCCCGAGCTCCAGGACTTCCTGATGGCCGAGAAACAGAAAGCTCAACTTAGCGCTCAGGTGAGTGGAATATTGGATCGCTCTCGATCCCGGTTATCGCACTAAAGTCCCGTTCCGATTCAGATTCACGAGTTCAACGACATCTGCTGGGATAAATGCATGGACAAGCCGGGAAGTAAACTGGACAGCCGTACGGAGATCTGCCTGAACAACTGCGTCAACCGATTTATCGATACATCGCTCTTCATCACGACACGATTCGCCCAAACACTGCAGAAGAGTCAGTCGGGGATGTGAGCCGGTATGGCGAAACGTGCGATTTGACCGGATGCTGGCTGATGGATGGATGGCGCAGGCAGGATTGTATTTAAAATTTCAACTTTAGCTTATACAAGTGCAAATGGATGCATTTCTCATAGTGCTGGGAAATAAATAATTGTTAGACATGAGAGCGTGTTTCAGGTGCCTCGGCATTTCATGTTTTATTGACTAAGCAATCAGAAATCTGGGTGTAAATTATAATcggactttatttttttttttcaaaaatcttttattCTTATAAATTGTTTTCAAATTTAGTTTAGCGAAACCTAGAAATTCTGCTGTTCGCGGTCAGACATACCGtatgaaattgaaaattataatttctctAAGGACACTCACCTACACTCAGTTTCACTTAAAAAATCTCCTGATTCCctcagatatttttttagaagttctgaCGATtggttggagaaattccagctgaCACGCCTTAAAAATAGTACAActgtaaaagcgtgggtattcagcattaccatgttgagggtgacgggttcgattcccgatcggttcaggaaaggaaatttccttgacttccttgggaataaagtatcttcgtgcctgcctcacgatgcaaaatggtcactgacaaaggaagctctcagttaataactgtggaggtactgagaagtaggctttgtctcagttgggacgttacgcctagAAGAAttagaatatcttcaaaaattcccaacGAACTCTATCTGCACATTTATTTACCTGGGACAATCATACTGGGATtaatccggaaattcctttatcaAGTATTCAAGAAATTCCGCCATGTATTTCTAAATGAAATCCACTAAAAATATCTGCAATTCTCTGTTGTCTGAGTTTCATCTGAAACTGTTCCAGATGATTACTGCTTTACTAATTATACTcattaaaaattctagaaaaaaatatatcTTAAAGATTTTCTGTCCAATCAAAACATAAATTGAAGTCATTGTATACATAGCTGGATGCCTTATTTCAACCAATGTTTTTTTGAGTATAGTGCAATACATATTTAAATTTGCGTATGAGTTTGagccatcgttttttttttcgcattagGCGCAGTAATTTCGGTACAAATACTCGTAGGTGCAACCTGCACGGCAACATTCCTCCACGATACCCCTTCTCATTCCACGTTTTCCCAGCATGAAACGGTCCGATATGATTTCGTCGCTGAAACCGTAGTCATTATCACCATCGAACACGGTATTCTGGGTATCGTGCTTCGGGTAGAACTGCTTCATCCAGTTTGGCTTGTCCTTCAGCGTTATCACAGTGTAGATCCGGCTGTCGATCGATTGGTCCTGTACGTTGGGCCAATCCGGGGGGTCTGAGTCACCACTCAATACCATTTCTTGAAGAGAATCATTTAGAAAACGAAAATGTTTTAAGCAACAAAGTGGAAATTACCTGGGAAATTACCTTTGACGTTGCTGCTGGGTCGTTTACTCGGGGGTGGCGAGAGCGTGGGATACGTATCGCAAAGCTCTGCCAGAGCACGTGCCAATTTTGGGCCGCAGAACTTCTGCTTTTGAGATGCACTAACACCGTCGTTGGTGCAAATGATACCGAGAATCAGGATTAAGATGGAACGAAGAGCCATTTCTATAGGCAGCAACGACCCGCGGTGTGAATTAACGGAAGGATTAGGTACCATCTGTGGTGTATATGATGTATGAAAGGTAAATTATTTACCTTTCATACATCATATACACCACACCATCCTTTTATATGCACTTGCCTGGTGTGTATGCACGTTGTATTTGTTGGATATGATTATGATTTGCTGGTGGTCTAGTTATGAAGCGATTGTTAGTGCATGAGAGAGTTTACATATTCTTGAAATAACGTCAGTCATTGATGCAGAAAATTAATATCGACAGGCCGACATCGTGGGTAATGAATGACTCATGCTCATATGGCTCATCGTGATTGATTATACTATTAATAGTGGTCGACGAAGGAAAAGACTAGCAGATGACGGAAATGACCCatctcccacgctgagagaaatTAGGCATGCCATTTACCGGTTCAAACTTTATCGGCGTCGGTGCTGTAGTGGTAAGCGCGGATGCCTTCCACCCCCGTCGGTCTaagttcaatcctagtcgacgccgtcgatatttttgaaacaaaaatatctgatcacgccttccctcggatagaaaGTAAAGCCGGTAGgtccctacccaagtaaccaaaagttccgcttcccatgacaaaatgcactttcaagttccgcgaagttcagataaagttccaaatggaactttctgactGCTAACGATGCTGACTGCTAACGGAACTTTctgaggctaacgatgagccttgctggaacttcggtcacaagttccggcaaggctcattgttccggcaatgctactcggaactttgtcggaactttcaagttcatggaAGTTCAGTTcaatagcattgtgtttcaatgaagattaaatttattatttcttttacagaaaacaactgattaagcatacacgaataaaaggcgaatatgaatttatcaaatcaatgaatactaggtttgagcaaaaaaaaattgccacccatcggattcgaaccgatagtcgctgcgtgaaaactctacgctctaccacagtactacatttgcgattgagtgaacagcaggtaaagtctgacttgaatcgattttcggtcggcagctagttttgcacatttatacagtagtgaagttagcttgcctTCGTTAAGtgttcagcagcgcagcggtaagtcagcaggctatcacgcaggaggatccagttcaaatctacatagcagcgacatgtgtgaaaatataattaccagaacaattgcttctgataatcatATTTCACTATGCTATGatgatttgaactggatcctcctgtgtGGATAGCCtgtcgacttaccgctgcgctgctgaagacacttgacaaagtcaagctaacttcactactgtgcaaatgtgcaaaactagctgccgacagaaaatcgattcaagtcagactttacctgctgtccactcaatcgcagctgtacttcctatgcaaatgggacaggtatgcgattcacgacagtgtagtactgtggtagagtgtAGGGTATCGCAGCGagtatcggttcgaatccgatgggcggcatttttttttgctcaagctagtattcattgatttgataaattcatatttgtcttttattcgtgtatgcttaaatagttgttttctgtaaaagaaataaatttaatcttcattgaaacacaatgctactgaactgaacttctatgaacttgaaaattccgacaaagttccgagtagcatctaaGGCAGCTTTATAGTTCCGCGAAGTTCacataaagttccgaatggaacttactggctgcttaagaggctaacaatgagctttgccggaacttgtgaccgaagctccagcaaggctcatcgttagcctcttaagcagccagaaagttccatttggaactttatctgaacttcgcggaacttgaaagtgcattttgtcatgggaagcggaacttttggttacctgGGAGGCTACTTAGGCTGTACCATTTTGTATAAGTCTGCatagattgatcgttgctgttattttatgctgaagattgatctgagctatcctaaccgtagtcactacccaaactatgcaagattaaactcttcgcaataacagcataacaaagaacagcagcaataaaaccagatcggtatcgattggaaaacgccaatggcgatgATACACAGAATAAGCTGTGTAAATCGCAAAATGCGAAAccatacactgcaaaatatttttgctggtaatcagcaaactttgctgatttttggcgtgctgattgcattcagcaatacaaattactgagtatcagcaattatttttcaacttgctgaaccatccagcagttttgacagttgatcatcaaagttgtgctgaaattcagcaaaaatattgctgaaattcagcaatttcttttgctgattttttgcgtgctggaagcatttaaaAAATTATGGTGTGTATACACATGttacatatacagggtgttaggttcctgagtgcaaaccttTTAaaaggtgatagaggaccataaatgctgacaaaaattgttctacgcatatggtcaaatctcaaccgttacgtagttattgaacttcccatgtttttgactcccattgccttaactggctataagttgaaaatggtcaaacttatcgcaattttttgacccttattcgaatgattattgaattttctatcaaatggcatctttgaatcgattggtttagttaaataactaagtttgcTAGAGCAAATTagctcaaaatagagtgttttaaattgtttttgtcaattatctttgaaacatgcgtaataaattgaaattc contains:
- the LOC115268336 gene encoding uncharacterized protein LOC115268336, which produces MALRSILILILGIICTNDGVSASQKQKFCGPKLARALAELCDTYPTLSPPPSKRPSSNVKEMVLSGDSDPPDWPNVQDQSIDSRIYTVITLKDKPNWMKQFYPKHDTQNTVFDGDNDYGFSDEIISDRFMLGKRGMRRGIVEECCRAGCTYEYLYRNYCA
- the LOC109622277 gene encoding mitochondrial import inner membrane translocase subunit Tim8 gives rise to the protein MADFDAASKSSVDPELQDFLMAEKQKAQLSAQIHEFNDICWDKCMDKPGSKLDSRTEICLNNCVNRFIDTSLFITTRFAQTLQKSQSGM
- the LOC109622176 gene encoding F-box/LRR-repeat protein 15; this encodes MTELICDSRLKKQPSSLYNTCIRYVARNLKRYKHIEYLEVIPPLIKNALILNVTRIQRGFHDDELLEMLLNGTLTRINFSSSTITDRTLLSLAEKCPNLKSLILTQGDYRFSRRGLEAIVRQLKHLQQLSVRNCALVDDELVALLARNCPRLDLMDLECCTNVTDRSADAIKRLKLTKLNLSRTRISDQFLMAIANEECGCALEDLNVGHCRITGAGLGKLPWDTIKYIGFEGCEINDLDFIGTNKNLKYIQWTISN